The proteins below are encoded in one region of Maribacter aestuarii:
- a CDS encoding DUF4136 domain-containing protein: MMKTVKFLLIFLLLVSCNAVKVNYDYEKETDFLAYNTYSYFGDMETGLSELDEKRLIRAMDIALQRKGLLFSEEPDILININSSVFRQQQGNSVGVGLGGGGRNVGGGVSIGIPVGGPKLNREIQIDFVDAKKDMLVWRALSQSPFKEDDLPIVKEQKIQELVTKIFSKYPPKQRN, translated from the coding sequence ATGATGAAAACGGTAAAATTCCTTTTGATTTTTCTCCTACTGGTTTCCTGTAATGCGGTAAAGGTCAATTATGATTACGAAAAGGAAACAGATTTCTTAGCATATAATACCTACAGTTATTTTGGGGATATGGAAACGGGTTTAAGTGAATTGGACGAAAAAAGATTAATAAGGGCTATGGACATTGCCCTTCAACGAAAAGGCTTGCTATTTTCTGAGGAGCCTGATATTCTCATAAATATAAATAGTTCTGTTTTTCGTCAGCAACAGGGAAATTCAGTTGGTGTGGGCCTAGGAGGTGGAGGACGAAACGTAGGGGGTGGAGTGTCCATTGGTATTCCTGTAGGAGGTCCTAAACTCAATCGTGAGATTCAAATTGATTTTGTAGATGCCAAAAAAGATATGCTGGTATGGCGGGCGTTAAGCCAAAGCCCATTTAAAGAAGATGATCTTCCTATTGTAAAAGAACAGAAAATACAAGAATTGGTTACCAAAATATTCTCCAAGTACCCTCCCAAACAACGGAACTAA
- a CDS encoding alpha-2-macroglobulin family protein — protein MKVLIATLTLVLFSQLLPAQESDDSYKQLWARVHKLERESMTKSALEVVQNISVKAKKEKNSSQIVKSLLFTSKYALILEEDAQLKIVSDLKNEITAAEFPVTNILESYLANLYWQYFQQNRYQFYNRTATEAKVDTVDFRTWDLTTLFHEINYHFEKSLDNPEGLQKESLKDFHDIIDSQEDSAIYRPTLFDLLAHTALQFYKTDETSITRPAEKFEIDEPQYLCEAYAFTQLNLPNSDETSLQARALTLYQQLVSFHFSNPDLRPLVEVDIERLNYTHSKAVLPDKDNILLEVLKESAENLKQHESSALYRYETASLLRTQGNNYRPEKGNEHRWKLKEAIAVCDLVYAEFPNSRGAEKCKVLKSQILAPTLNITAEKHIPINQASRLLVNYKNHEALELKAYKVSQKQLEELENLYPIQKRLSYILGLKLQTSWTVKLKNEDDYQLHSIEIPAPALANGQYIILATPAAPKQEKDSTESFAYSPIQVTNLVLMETRMPAKHIFQVVDRNTGKPKPNAKITLYYKKNYRGMLLTKNLVTDKMGFASMDLTQKSISVQKCKVYNEDDVAFFGNTYINQKKRENKMPKITYKTFLFKDRSIYRPGQSLYFKGILIENDNGLSTVASKESVTVGLYDVNGQKISEMDLETNEFGSFTGEFLVPSSGITGQHYLEVYGLSGLVNEDFYFSVEEYKRPKFETSFNAIKETFKVNDSVTVKGTATAFAGSSISQAKVTYRVQRNVNFPPWYYWRTSYYYNEPQEIAHGETLTNDKGDYEISFKAIPDLSVDKDDLPIFSYSVTADVTDINGETRSTSTTVRVGYHAMTANIIVDDKLDKSAKDQIIRISTQNLNGQDVSAKGVLKIYKLESPEYVLRIRPWPSPDYQYWSKKDFKALYPHDAYTTEHDPNTWEKGKLVMETNFDTSKSTDIALRNIKKWDSGKYLLEMETTDAFGQKVRARSRTDVYTDNERKLADNQLFDVKTDKPSYEVGDVAEVTFYSNAEKVFITINVEKDKEIIRTEILELNDGCESISIPVSKMDEGGFGVHYSYSVYNAYQSGSVNISVPYPKTDLEIERLTFRDKLQPGTDETWSFKVKGPKGDKVTAEVLASMYDASLDQFVGHGWYFNPISRPYYYSSLYTSANQSFGTTSFRNFNAYQIVSGVPSINFDHLEWFGLSFSNPYYAQQNYLRRLRSSTQNSARTDASIKEGFVKGTVYDEFGQPLPGVNVVISGTSKGTQTDFDGNFTLEAKQGVSLIFTYIGYETYRQKIEKHNYFEIYLQADFSALEEVVVTGYGVQKRTQRTAAVAMVADEEMEMEADVTNVLQGKVAGMSVDEAPAPETSISPNPIDFSTVQIRKNLQETAFFFPKLLTDSEGNVSFTFTTPEALTRWNLQLLAHTKDLKQSTTTLSTITQKELMVLPNPPRFLREGDAITISGKISNLSDNALDGFGQLELTDVISGKNIDSLLHNAEKTQEFSVDAKENTQLSWNINIPKGIQAVQYKIVAKAGDFSDGEQSVLPVLTNRMLVTETMPMWVRSNQSKTFVLEKLKDNTSTTLSNHKLTLEITSNPAWYAVQALPYLMEYPYECIEQTFSRYYANALASHIANSNPRIRSVFDQWANSAAMTGSGTALQSNLEKNQELKSLLIQETPWLRDAQSETEQKKRIALLFDLNKMQNEKDMALQKLKSNQMASGAWPWFKGGRENRYITQHIISGLGHLQKLTSATLGNQNAALQEKAVSGTERSRSPEKQLIKNALEYLDHEFVREYEQMKKYATDLSKDHLSYTQIHYLYMRSFFKDFESSKKVDEVIDYYKDQAKKYWTTKNLFSKGMLALVLQRMEDGATANKIIRSLKENSIVSEELGMYWKENTSSWYWHQAPIETQALLIEAFSEIENDETTIDNLKVWLLKNKQTNQWKTTKATTEAVYALLLKGSDWLSVTDAIDVLVGGEKIAPKKLENVKVEVGTGYFKTAWNTQEIEPEMAKVQLSKKGEGIAWGALYWQYFEDLDKITFADTPLQLKKKLFLKKNTDTGEKISEITAETDLKVGDLVRVRIELKSDRDMEFIHMKDMRAAGFEPVNVLSQYKWQDGLGYYESTKDASTNFFFDYLPKGVYVFEYDVRVNNAGDFSIGITTIQSMYAPEFSSHSEGIRVVVKAP, from the coding sequence ATGAAAGTATTGATAGCTACGTTGACCCTAGTCCTTTTTTCCCAATTGCTTCCTGCACAGGAATCCGATGACTCTTATAAGCAACTCTGGGCAAGGGTTCATAAATTGGAAAGAGAGTCAATGACCAAATCGGCATTGGAGGTTGTCCAAAATATCTCAGTTAAGGCTAAAAAAGAGAAAAATTCCAGCCAAATTGTTAAATCACTTTTGTTTACTTCCAAATATGCCCTCATATTGGAAGAGGATGCGCAATTGAAAATCGTTAGTGATTTGAAAAACGAAATAACTGCGGCTGAATTTCCGGTCACCAACATTCTGGAAAGCTACTTGGCCAATTTATATTGGCAGTACTTTCAACAAAACCGCTATCAATTTTATAACAGGACTGCAACTGAAGCCAAGGTGGACACGGTTGATTTTAGAACTTGGGATTTAACCACCTTATTTCATGAAATTAATTACCATTTTGAAAAGTCTCTTGACAATCCAGAAGGGTTACAGAAAGAGAGTCTTAAAGATTTTCATGACATTATTGATTCTCAAGAAGACTCAGCGATTTATAGACCTACTTTGTTCGATTTATTAGCGCATACCGCCTTACAGTTTTATAAGACAGACGAAACAAGCATTACTAGACCTGCAGAAAAATTTGAAATTGACGAACCCCAATATCTTTGTGAAGCCTATGCGTTTACCCAACTGAACCTCCCCAATTCTGATGAGACTTCCCTGCAGGCCAGAGCTTTGACCTTATATCAGCAGCTAGTATCCTTCCATTTCTCCAATCCTGATTTAAGACCTCTTGTAGAAGTGGATATAGAGCGTTTAAACTATACCCACTCCAAAGCTGTTTTGCCTGACAAGGACAATATACTTTTAGAAGTACTGAAAGAGTCTGCTGAAAACCTTAAGCAGCATGAATCGTCCGCATTGTATCGCTATGAAACAGCATCCCTATTAAGAACACAGGGGAATAACTATCGGCCAGAAAAAGGAAATGAACACAGATGGAAGCTAAAAGAGGCCATAGCCGTTTGTGATTTGGTTTACGCGGAATTTCCCAATAGTAGAGGAGCCGAAAAGTGTAAAGTATTAAAATCACAAATTCTAGCCCCCACTTTGAATATAACCGCTGAAAAACATATTCCCATCAACCAGGCGTCCAGATTACTGGTAAACTACAAAAACCATGAAGCCTTGGAACTAAAGGCTTATAAAGTAAGTCAAAAGCAATTGGAAGAATTGGAAAACCTCTATCCTATTCAAAAAAGGCTATCCTATATTTTAGGACTGAAACTCCAGACGAGTTGGACGGTAAAACTTAAAAATGAGGATGATTACCAACTGCATAGTATAGAAATCCCCGCTCCAGCCCTTGCCAATGGCCAGTACATTATTTTAGCAACACCCGCTGCCCCGAAACAAGAAAAGGATTCGACGGAGAGTTTTGCTTACAGCCCCATACAGGTTACAAATTTAGTATTGATGGAAACCCGGATGCCAGCAAAGCATATTTTTCAGGTTGTGGATAGGAATACTGGTAAACCTAAGCCAAATGCCAAAATCACACTGTATTATAAAAAAAACTATCGCGGTATGCTGCTGACCAAAAACTTGGTGACCGATAAGATGGGATTTGCAAGTATGGACTTAACCCAGAAGAGTATTTCCGTTCAAAAATGTAAGGTTTATAATGAAGATGATGTGGCTTTTTTCGGTAATACCTACATCAATCAAAAAAAACGTGAAAACAAAATGCCCAAAATCACCTATAAAACCTTCTTATTCAAGGACAGGAGTATTTATAGGCCAGGACAATCCCTATATTTTAAAGGGATTCTTATAGAAAACGACAATGGTCTATCCACGGTGGCATCAAAGGAATCGGTTACTGTTGGCCTGTATGATGTAAACGGGCAAAAAATCTCAGAAATGGATTTGGAAACGAACGAATTCGGTTCATTTACGGGAGAATTTTTAGTACCCAGTTCCGGGATTACCGGACAGCATTACTTGGAAGTGTATGGCCTATCAGGTTTGGTAAACGAGGATTTTTATTTTTCGGTAGAAGAATACAAACGTCCAAAGTTCGAAACTTCTTTCAATGCCATCAAAGAAACTTTTAAGGTTAATGATAGTGTAACGGTAAAAGGCACCGCAACGGCATTTGCAGGCAGCTCAATTTCACAAGCAAAAGTAACCTATCGTGTGCAGCGCAACGTCAACTTTCCACCGTGGTATTACTGGAGAACATCTTACTATTACAATGAGCCCCAAGAAATAGCCCATGGCGAAACCTTAACAAATGATAAAGGCGACTATGAAATAAGCTTTAAAGCGATACCCGATTTATCCGTTGATAAAGACGACCTTCCCATATTCTCCTATTCTGTTACCGCTGATGTTACCGATATCAATGGGGAAACCAGAAGTACATCAACAACCGTGCGGGTGGGATATCATGCCATGACCGCTAACATTATCGTAGATGATAAGCTAGATAAATCAGCAAAGGACCAAATTATAAGAATTAGCACGCAGAACTTGAATGGGCAAGACGTTTCGGCTAAAGGAGTCTTGAAAATCTATAAGTTGGAATCGCCGGAGTATGTTTTGCGCATCAGACCCTGGCCTTCGCCAGATTATCAATATTGGTCCAAAAAAGATTTTAAGGCCTTATATCCCCACGATGCCTATACTACGGAACACGACCCAAATACTTGGGAAAAGGGAAAGTTGGTCATGGAGACCAATTTTGATACATCAAAAAGTACAGATATAGCTTTAAGGAATATCAAAAAGTGGGATTCCGGAAAATATCTTCTGGAAATGGAAACTACGGATGCTTTTGGCCAAAAGGTGCGAGCAAGGTCCAGAACTGATGTTTACACTGACAACGAAAGAAAATTAGCGGACAACCAACTGTTTGATGTAAAGACCGATAAACCATCTTACGAAGTAGGTGATGTGGCCGAAGTAACTTTCTATAGCAATGCCGAAAAGGTTTTCATTACAATTAATGTAGAAAAGGACAAGGAGATAATCCGTACCGAAATTTTGGAACTGAACGACGGATGTGAATCCATCAGCATACCTGTTTCAAAAATGGATGAAGGCGGTTTTGGGGTTCACTATAGTTATTCGGTTTATAATGCATATCAATCGGGCAGTGTAAACATTTCCGTTCCTTATCCAAAAACCGATTTGGAAATAGAGAGGCTAACTTTTAGGGATAAATTACAGCCAGGAACGGATGAGACATGGAGTTTTAAAGTAAAGGGGCCAAAAGGAGACAAAGTTACGGCCGAGGTTTTGGCGAGTATGTACGATGCCTCTTTAGATCAATTTGTAGGACATGGTTGGTACTTTAATCCAATTAGTAGGCCGTATTACTATTCATCCCTTTACACGAGTGCCAACCAAAGTTTTGGCACCACCTCCTTTAGGAATTTTAATGCGTATCAAATCGTTTCGGGTGTCCCCTCAATTAATTTTGACCATTTGGAATGGTTTGGTTTAAGTTTTAGCAATCCATATTATGCCCAGCAAAACTATTTAAGAAGGCTCCGGTCCAGTACACAGAATTCTGCTCGTACGGATGCTTCAATCAAAGAGGGATTTGTAAAGGGTACTGTTTATGATGAATTTGGTCAACCGTTACCGGGGGTTAACGTTGTTATTTCTGGTACATCCAAAGGCACCCAGACCGATTTTGACGGTAATTTTACTTTAGAGGCTAAACAAGGTGTCTCCCTTATTTTCACCTACATTGGTTATGAAACCTACAGGCAAAAAATTGAAAAGCATAATTATTTTGAAATTTATTTACAAGCAGATTTCAGCGCTCTGGAAGAAGTTGTGGTCACTGGTTATGGAGTTCAAAAAAGAACACAGAGAACGGCTGCAGTTGCTATGGTCGCAGATGAAGAAATGGAAATGGAGGCAGATGTTACCAATGTTTTACAAGGAAAGGTTGCCGGTATGTCCGTGGATGAAGCCCCGGCACCTGAAACGTCTATAAGCCCTAACCCTATAGATTTTAGCACGGTACAAATTCGAAAAAACCTCCAAGAGACAGCCTTTTTCTTTCCGAAGTTACTTACGGATTCCGAAGGTAACGTATCTTTCACTTTCACGACGCCTGAGGCCCTAACCCGATGGAATCTACAACTATTGGCGCATACCAAAGATTTAAAACAGTCAACTACCACCCTATCCACAATAACACAAAAAGAACTAATGGTATTGCCCAATCCACCGCGGTTTTTAAGGGAAGGCGATGCCATTACTATTAGTGGTAAAATTTCAAACTTGTCCGATAATGCCTTGGACGGTTTCGGGCAACTGGAACTGACCGATGTAATCTCAGGAAAGAATATTGATTCCCTTTTGCATAACGCAGAGAAGACGCAAGAATTCTCCGTGGACGCCAAAGAAAACACACAACTTTCTTGGAACATTAACATTCCTAAAGGAATACAGGCCGTACAATATAAAATTGTAGCTAAAGCAGGCGATTTTAGTGATGGGGAACAAAGTGTTTTGCCCGTACTGACTAATCGCATGTTAGTAACCGAAACTATGCCCATGTGGGTGCGTAGTAATCAGTCCAAAACATTTGTGCTGGAAAAACTCAAGGACAATACCTCAACTACTTTGAGTAATCATAAATTGACGTTGGAAATCACCTCTAATCCTGCGTGGTACGCAGTACAAGCGCTACCCTATTTGATGGAATATCCCTATGAGTGTATCGAACAAACCTTTTCAAGGTACTACGCCAATGCTTTGGCCAGTCACATAGCCAATTCCAACCCAAGAATTCGAAGCGTTTTTGACCAATGGGCAAATTCGGCTGCTATGACAGGCTCCGGAACAGCACTACAGAGCAATCTGGAAAAAAATCAGGAACTAAAATCGCTGCTTATCCAAGAGACACCTTGGCTTCGCGATGCACAGTCCGAGACGGAACAGAAAAAGCGAATAGCCCTTTTATTCGACTTGAACAAGATGCAGAACGAAAAGGATATGGCTTTACAGAAACTGAAAAGCAACCAAATGGCCTCTGGCGCCTGGCCATGGTTTAAGGGTGGCAGGGAAAACCGATACATCACCCAGCATATTATTTCTGGATTGGGTCATTTACAAAAACTTACTTCGGCTACGCTGGGCAATCAGAACGCTGCCTTACAAGAGAAGGCTGTTTCGGGGACTGAGCGAAGTCGAAGTCCCGAGAAACAGCTAATTAAGAATGCATTGGAATATTTGGACCATGAATTCGTCAGGGAATACGAGCAAATGAAAAAATACGCGACGGATTTGTCCAAGGATCATTTGAGCTATACCCAAATCCATTATCTGTACATGCGCAGTTTTTTTAAGGATTTCGAAAGTTCAAAGAAAGTAGATGAAGTCATTGACTATTATAAAGATCAAGCGAAAAAATATTGGACCACTAAAAATCTATTTTCTAAGGGAATGTTGGCTTTGGTACTACAAAGGATGGAGGATGGAGCAACCGCAAATAAAATTATCCGCTCCCTAAAAGAAAATAGCATTGTTTCGGAGGAGCTGGGTATGTATTGGAAAGAGAATACGAGTTCTTGGTATTGGCATCAAGCTCCTATTGAAACCCAGGCCTTGCTTATAGAAGCCTTCTCAGAAATTGAAAATGATGAGACCACCATTGACAATCTTAAAGTATGGTTGCTTAAAAATAAACAGACTAATCAGTGGAAAACTACCAAAGCCACTACCGAGGCAGTCTATGCACTATTGCTTAAAGGTAGCGACTGGCTCTCCGTAACAGATGCCATTGATGTTCTTGTAGGAGGAGAAAAAATAGCACCCAAAAAATTGGAAAACGTAAAAGTAGAGGTAGGTACAGGTTATTTCAAAACCGCTTGGAACACTCAAGAAATTGAACCGGAGATGGCGAAGGTTCAGTTAAGTAAAAAAGGTGAGGGTATCGCCTGGGGCGCCCTTTATTGGCAATATTTTGAGGATTTGGATAAGATAACCTTTGCCGACACGCCACTTCAGTTGAAAAAGAAACTCTTCTTAAAAAAGAATACGGATACCGGAGAGAAAATAAGTGAGATTACTGCCGAAACTGATTTAAAGGTAGGGGATTTGGTTCGAGTACGCATCGAATTAAAATCAGATAGAGATATGGAATTCATTCATATGAAAGATATGCGAGCTGCTGGTTTTGAACCCGTGAATGTACTTTCCCAGTACAAGTGGCAGGACGGTCTTGGGTATTACGAGAGCACCAAGGACGCCAGCACCAATTTCTTTTTCGACTATCTGCCAAAAGGAGTATATGTTTTTGAATATGATGTGCGGGTTAATAATGCTGGAGATTTCAGCATCGGAATCACCACTATACAAAGCATGTATGCCCCTGAATTTAGTAGTCATAGTGAAGGGATTCGAGTAGTGGTTAAAGCTCCTTGA
- a CDS encoding sensor histidine kinase, producing the protein MASFLKKYRWDVSFWTVQVLGWGGLCFIAYAFTPDMDGYKGTNVFFYGLISTFVIGIFSTGLLRSILKRILNFDAFDSRQLIKIFIAIVIASLIYFGLSYGFGYWVGKHSEESVKVPEMYKDFGIGLLLINSFITIIGWTVFYLSVKIAAKLNANRLERAELNSTLKQAQLNTLKGQINPHFMFNSLNNIRGLMLEDVEKSRDMLTKLSEMLRYSLTKNDVNAIALEEELEMVDNYIALSKIQFEGRLKFIKEIQKDTLSIQIPPMIIQLLVENAAKHGISNLKSGGAIKLITKRNGKNLVIEVVNTGKLMIGQSSTQLGLKNIKQRLRLLYGASASFSLKEKNEEVVATINIPLQ; encoded by the coding sequence ATGGCTTCATTCCTTAAGAAATATAGATGGGACGTTTCCTTCTGGACGGTTCAGGTGTTAGGCTGGGGAGGGTTATGCTTTATAGCCTACGCATTCACTCCAGATATGGATGGTTATAAGGGAACCAACGTCTTTTTCTATGGTTTAATTTCCACCTTCGTTATCGGAATTTTTTCTACGGGTCTTTTGCGTTCCATTTTAAAGCGCATTTTAAATTTTGACGCCTTTGATTCTAGGCAACTCATCAAAATATTCATCGCAATTGTAATTGCGTCATTAATTTACTTTGGGCTTTCGTACGGTTTTGGATATTGGGTTGGAAAACATTCGGAAGAAAGTGTCAAAGTTCCCGAAATGTACAAGGATTTTGGAATAGGGCTGCTTTTAATCAATTCCTTCATCACAATCATTGGTTGGACAGTCTTCTACCTGTCCGTTAAGATTGCGGCAAAGTTGAATGCCAACCGTCTGGAACGTGCAGAACTAAATTCTACCTTAAAACAGGCTCAACTCAATACGTTAAAAGGCCAAATAAATCCTCATTTTATGTTCAATAGTTTGAACAATATCCGAGGTCTTATGTTAGAAGATGTAGAGAAGTCTAGGGATATGCTCACTAAATTATCTGAAATGCTACGCTATTCCCTGACTAAAAATGATGTCAACGCCATTGCCCTAGAGGAAGAACTGGAAATGGTAGACAATTACATAGCGCTCTCTAAAATTCAATTTGAAGGTCGTTTAAAATTTATAAAAGAAATTCAGAAAGATACGCTCAGCATTCAGATACCGCCTATGATTATTCAGTTGTTGGTGGAGAATGCAGCAAAACATGGAATTTCCAATTTAAAATCAGGGGGTGCTATCAAACTTATTACGAAACGAAACGGCAAGAACCTGGTCATTGAGGTAGTGAACACAGGAAAGCTGATGATTGGGCAGAGTTCAACACAACTGGGACTTAAGAATATTAAGCAGCGCCTTCGATTATTATACGGGGCCAGTGCATCCTTTTCGCTAAAAGAAAAGAATGAAGAAGTAGTGGCAACTATAAATATTCCCTTACAATGA
- a CDS encoding LytR/AlgR family response regulator transcription factor, translated as MSIRAVIVEDSRLARNELKELIKKHPQIEVVGEAENVDDGYKLIQELNPDLLFLDINMPEKDGFELLEMLDDVPITIFTTAFDEYAIKSFEYNALDYLLKPINDKRFAQAVEKAETKLEDKNEPASSTQERLTGNSQIFIKDGEKCWLVKIGDISHFEIVGNYTRVFFEVESPMLYKSLNQVEEKLPEKYFFRANRQQIINTNFITNVVPWFNGKLKLTMTNGDEVEVSRRQSYLFKDKMSL; from the coding sequence ATGAGCATTAGAGCAGTTATCGTAGAGGACTCTCGTTTGGCTCGTAATGAGCTCAAAGAACTGATAAAAAAGCATCCGCAAATTGAAGTTGTGGGTGAAGCCGAAAATGTTGATGATGGTTATAAGCTTATTCAGGAATTGAATCCAGATTTGTTATTCTTGGATATTAACATGCCAGAAAAAGATGGTTTTGAACTTTTGGAAATGCTGGACGATGTTCCTATCACGATATTTACGACCGCATTTGACGAATATGCCATTAAGTCTTTTGAATATAACGCTTTGGATTATCTATTGAAACCGATTAATGACAAGCGATTTGCACAGGCTGTAGAAAAAGCCGAAACAAAATTAGAGGATAAAAATGAGCCCGCCTCCAGCACTCAGGAACGTCTTACCGGGAATAGTCAAATCTTCATTAAAGATGGCGAGAAATGTTGGTTGGTAAAAATTGGAGATATTTCGCATTTTGAAATAGTGGGTAATTATACACGGGTTTTCTTTGAAGTAGAAAGTCCAATGCTATATAAATCTTTAAACCAAGTAGAAGAAAAATTACCGGAGAAATATTTTTTTAGGGCCAACCGACAACAGATTATAAACACCAACTTTATAACTAATGTTGTTCCTTGGTTTAATGGAAAGCTCAAATTAACCATGACCAATGGGGATGAGGTTGAGGTTTCCCGTAGACAATCCTATTTATTTAAGGATAAGATGAGTTTGTAA